DNA from Vibrio marisflavi CECT 7928:
AGTGCAACTAAGCGGCGTTGTTTGAGTTCTAGATGATGGGTTTGCGACATATAAACCGGTACTGAACCAATTGGGTCAATGACGGCCCATAGTAGAACAAATTGGGTAATTAGATTATCCAGCAAAGTAGGACCTCCCAGAGTTAATAAAACAGAGGGATGAATAAAGTAGATCTACTGATCTCAAGTTAGACTCTATTGTAACTTGTTTTGATCCAGAATTGTGAAGAATGTGTAACGTTTAATGTTCAGTTTCAGTCTGTTGCAGCAATATGACCGCTTGTGTTCGATTTTTAACGCCTAACTTTCTAAAAATAGCCGTCATATGGGCTTTAATTGTTGCTTCTGAGACATTTAATTCGTATGCAATTTGCTTGTTCAGAAGACCATCTGAAAGCATGGTCAAAACCTTGTATTGCTGGGGGGTCAGCGTCGCAATTTTTTGTGAAAGCTCGTAGTGTTCTTGAGAGTATGATGAAGATATATCTGGGAAGTAGGGCTCTCCTTCAAGAACCTGATTCAATGCGCCAATTAACGACTTAATATCACTCGATTTTGGAATAAAGCCGAAAGCTCCATGTGCTTTAACTTGCGAGACTACGCTCGGTTCTTCATTGGCGGAGATAACAACTACAGGTAAATTGGGGTAGTCTGCTCTCAGTTGGATAAGTCCAGACATGCCATTAGCACCAGGCATTTTTAGGTCTAGTAACACTAGGTCAGTGTCTTCGTGAGCTTTCACTAGAGAGAAAAGAGCATCGAGAGAGTCGGCTTCAAGTAGGTTTGCATCCCCAATAGCCATGTTCACCGATTGAAAAAGTGCATTTCGAAATAATGGATGATCGTCAGCAATCACGATGGTGTAACTAGATTCCATAAAGAAAGTACTGGTTAATGGCTGTTGACTTACTATACCTGCCTCTGGGCAATTGCAACAATACATATGCATTCAATTTTAGGGTTTTATTCTTAAAAGTGTGAATGGGTTGCTGCTATAGAGGAGAGTTTAGCTAAGGACGATGAATTAAGTAGAGTGAAAATTGAACGGGGCTTTCCTATTGATAAAATTAAGCCCCGAACATCCGTCTAGCGCTAATCAGCTAGTTTGATTGGCATGGAACTACTTATTGCTCGTTGTAAAATCGAACTGATTCATATGTACCAAAAATGCTTTGGCATCCTTAAAGCCGGTCACTCTCGCGTTTACCATATGCTCGCCTTTAGCGTTCCAAAATTCTATGGTTGGTAAGCCGAGCACGTTCATTTTCTGCATTAGTTTAAAATCTTCGGGCAGGCTCTTAGTGACATCCACTTGCAGTAATACAAAGTGCTGCAGCTTCTCTTCAACAGCCTTTTCATGGAAGGTGTATTTCTCAAACTCTTTACATGCAACGCACCAATCGGCATAAAAATCTAACATGACAGGCTTGTGTTCTAGCTTGGCTTTCTCAAGCTGGGCATTGAGTTCGTTGATATTGTGAATACGAACGAACTCTATTGTTGGCCTCGAATCCATTGTCGTGTTTGATGAGGAATACCAATCATGCAAAATAGGCTGGGCCGAAAATAGCATGCCCAAAATTGCAATAATGGCGACAACGCTTTGTTTCCAGCCGCCAGAGTGGAAGCTGTTTTTAACATGGTAAAGCCAGCCAAATGCGGCAATGCCGAGAATAGACCAAAGTATGGAAGCCCAAAATTCAGGAATCATTCGTTCTAACAAAAAGATAGGCGCAGCAAGCAGAATGAATCCAAACAGTGCCTTCACTTTGTTCATCCAGTCGCCAGACTTCGGCAGCAGCTTGTTACCAAATACGGCAGCTAAAATGAGCGGTATACCCATGCCAAGCGCTAGTGCATAAAGCGTGATGCCACCTATGAAAAGGTTACCTGTTTGCGCCACGTATAGTAGGGCGCCTGATAGTGGAGCAGTCGTGCATGGTGAGCAAACCAATCCAGAGATGGCGCCCATAGCAAATACACCGAGGCTGTTTCCAGAACGCTGCTGATTGCTTAGCGAGTTTAACCATGTTTGAGCGCGGCTTGGTAGCTGAAGTGAATACAAGCCGAACATAGATAGTGCGAGAGCTATGAACAATACGCTTAAGCCGACTAATACATAAGGGTGCTGCATGGCTGCTTGGAACTGTATTCCAGCAGATGCCACTATGAGGCCTAAAATGGTGTAGGTGAGCGCCATCCCCTGCACGTAAATCATTGATAAGGCGAAAGCTCTCTTGTGTGACAATCGCCCACTGCCCAATACAATGCTGGTCAAAATTGGATACATTGGCAGCACGCAAGGAGTAAAGGCAAGTCCAACTCCTAGTGCTAAAAAGAGAACCGGAGTCCACCAATGGCTACCTAAAAAGGAAAAGTAGCCTGAACTGTCAGCGCTTTGGTTTACAGCCACTGAACCGTTAGCATTTTTTGCTTGAGCATTTGCGCTGTCATTTGGCACGCTGCTAGAGGCTTGCGGAGATTCAATGTTGATGATTTTTGTTTCTGGCGGGTAGCAAAACCCTGCCTTTGCACAGCCTTGATACTGGACGGTTAATTGAGCACCCGGCTGGATGTTGTCGATAGGAACCGCAATTGATAGTGGAGATGTGAAAATATTTACTTCGCCAAAGAACTCGTCTTTATGCTCTTGTCCCTTAGGTATAACAATATCGCCCAGCTCTACATTTGTACCGGTAACGGAAATAGTATGGCGATACAGGTAGTAATCGGGCTTAACCTGCCAATCTAAATATATGAATTTTCCTTGTTGAAAGTGACTAAAAGCAAAAGCCTGATCGACAGGAACAAACTTTTGGGAACTGCTGGAAGCTCCCGGTAAAGCAACGGTATTGCTTAGTTGAGCTATTGCTGGGCTAGAAAAGGAAAGCAGGAAGTAAACAAGCAAAGAAACGAGTGTGCGCATAAAAACATCAATGTCTATTAAATTGGCGATATTCTAACTAAATAAGACAGGAATACGCTGAAATAAGTTTCATCAAAGTCTATTTAATTCGTCTAGGTCACTAATTTACTTGCTCATAAACTAAAACAACCAGAGCATTGCGCATCTGGTTGTTTTAGTTTTTAGAAAAGGGAGCATGCACTCCCTTTAAATCTTTAGATCACAAGGCCACCTACAGCAAAGCCCAACGCGACAGAAGAAGCAATAGTTACTACTCCGGGGATAAAGAATGGGTGGTTAAACACGTACTGTCCGATACGAGTTGAACCAGTGTCATCCATTTCAACCGCTGCGAGTAGAGTTGGATAGGTTGGCAGTACAAATAGAGCGCTGACTGCGGCAAAAGAGGCAACAGCTGTTAGTGGTGCTACGCCAATGGCTAGTGCAGCTGGCATTAGTGCGACAGTTGTTGCGCCTTGTGAGTACAAAAGCATTGAAGCAAAGAACAGAACAACTGCAAGCATCCATGGGTGCTGAGACAATAATTGTCCAGCAACTTCTTTAATCTCTCCGACGTGCGCGTTAACAAATGTCGAACCTAACCAAGCAACACCAAGAACGCAGACACATGCTGTCATGCCTGATTTAAACGTCGATGCTGAAGAGATTTTAGACGCGTCGATTTTAGTGAAACCAACGATAAGCGCCGCCGCTGCTAGCATTGCAGCCATGATGGCTTCGTTTCTTCCTAGAGCTGGGTTCTCGATAAGGCCCACTGATTTAGAGATTGCCGCTGCATAACAAACAACAAAAAATATCGCCCCCAGGAAGATAAATGTTGCACGTTTGGCTGTTGGTGCAATTTTTCTTTGTGTTGCTGAACTGATTTTCACAAGCCCTTGTGCGAGTCTTTCTTGATAAATCTTATCGTCTTTCAGTTCTACGCCCATAAAATTAGCGACGAATGCTCCAATCATGCAAGCTACAAACGTGCTTGGAATGCAGACTAATAGAAGAGTTAGGTAGCTAACGCCTTGCGGTGCAAGCATGACAGAAAAAGCGACCACCGCGGCAGAAATAGGAGAAGCAGTAATAGCAATTTGGGAAGCGATAACAGCAATCGATAGTGGACGAGAAGGTCTTATTCCTTGTCCTTTAGCCACTTCTGCTATGACAGGCAGTGTTGAAAATGCTGTATGGCCTGTACCAGCCATCAACGTCATTAAAAATGTAACCATTGGAGCGTAAAACGTAATGCGCTCTGGATGCTTTCGCAAAAAGTTTTCTGCTAGCTGCACTAACCAATCCATACCTCCAGCTACCTGCATTGCTGCAATGGCAGTAATCACAGACATAATAATTAGTATTACATCAACAGGAATATAGGCTTGGCTGGTTGGTACGCCTAAAATGAGTGATAAAAATATAACGCCGGCTCCACCTGCGAAGCCAATTCCAATCCCTCCGATCCGTGCGCCAATAAATATAAATGACAGAAGTACGACTAATTCCACCGCTACCATAATGGGTCCCTCTTAAAAATATTAAACTTCAATTTTCTAAACATTCACGTACTAAACGCTTAGAAAATGTATTAGGTAGCCAAAAAGACTTGAGATATAGGAGAGAATAGCTAGAGGAAGGGCTCTCCTAAGAGAGCCCAATTTTTATTATTTGTATCGCTTAGCGTTATATTTCGGGTGCATAAAGTTGGAGATAGATAAGATCTCATCTAATTCTTCGGAAGTGAGTAGACCACGCTCCAATACTACTTCACGAACACTCTTACCTGTTTCCGCGCAAATCTTGCCAACAATATCGCCTTGATGGTGACCAATGTATGGGTTTAGGTAAGTCACGATACCAATGGAGTTGTGCACATAACTTTCACATACTTCTTTGTTAACTGTAATGCCGTCAATGCACTTCTCTCTCAAGTTAACGCAGGCATTGGTTAGAATGTCCAAAGACTCGAACATGCTTTGCGCAATCACTGGTTCCATGACATTTAATTGCAGCTGACCGCCTTCTGCTGCAAATGAGATCGTGTTGTCGTTACCAAGAACCTTAAAGCACACTTGGTTGACGACTTCTGGAACTACAGGGTTAACTTTGGCAGGCATAATAGAAGAACCAGCTTGCAGTTCTGGAAGATTTAGCTCATTTAGGCCTGCACGTGGACCTGAAGAAAGAAGGCGTAAATCATTACAGATTTTAGAAAGCTTGACCGCTAGTCGTTTCACTGCACCGTGAGTCATCACGTAGGCGCCGCAATCTGAAGTCGCTTCGATTAAATCTTCTGCTGCAACACATTCTAGGCCAGTAACAGCCGCAAGATGTTTGACCGCTAGCTCTTGATAACCTTGAGCAGCATTAAGCCCAGTACCAATGGCTGTTGCGCCTAAGTTCACTTCAAGTAGTAATTTCGACGTATATTCTAGAGCACGAATTTCTTCGTTTAGTGTTACAGCCCAAGCGTGGAACTCTTGACCAACCGTCATAGGCACAGCATCTTGAAGCTGGGTACGGCCCATTTTCAGAATCTTGCTAAACTCTTGGCTCTTCAGTTCAAAAGAAGCTTTCAGGTATTCAATCGCATTGGTTAGTTTTTTAACGCTATTGAACACTGAAATACGGAAGCCAGTAGGGTAAGCACAGTTTGTAGATTGGCTCTTGTTTACGTGGTCGTTAGGGTTGATGAACTCATATTCACCCTTTTCTTTGCCCATCAGCTCAAGAGCTAAGTTTGCAATCACTTCATTGGTGTTCATGTTCACTGAAGTACCTGCGCCACCTTGGAATACATCCGATGGGAACTGGTCCATACATTTGCCTGTTTCCAAAATTAGATCGCAGGCTTGGATAATGTAGTCAGCGACATTGCTTGGAATTACACCTAACTCTTTGTTTGCTAGAGCTGCTGCTTTCTTTGTCATAACCATACCACGAACAAACTCAGGTACATCTGAAATTGTCGCACGGGAAATGTTGAAGTTCTCACAAGCTCGTAGAGTATGAATACCGTAGTAGGCATCCGCTGGGACATGTCTTTGACCTAGTAGGTCTTCTTCAATGCGTGTTTCTTGTGGTTTTGTTTCTTGTGATTCTGGCAGGGTAACCATCTCAATGTCCTCAGATCGTTATTCTAGTAGTGTTTCAATTTGTATTTATTGTTTTAGCACTCTGCACATGGACTTCTTTAAAATTCGTCCTTGCATTAGTTGGGGTAATAATACTCCGCAAAGTCTATAAATAAAGCGGCTAGATCACCTTTTCTAAAATTGTTACAACTCGAGAATAATTATGTTTTTAAAATGAATGATTCATAACCATTATGGGGTTTTAATGTGGTTCTATGGGTGATAAATACCCGTTTTAGCACAAATTGTCGATATGTTAATTAAAATGATAACTTTGAGAAGGCTAATGAGAATCTTTTTTATATAGTTAACTAAAAAGTGCACAAATTTTAACCCCACATAAGAGGCTGTCTGAAAAGCTAGCAATCCTATGGTGGAAACTCGCATCTTTAGGTAAATGGGGTATATTGTTTATAGATGAAATTGGAGGAGTATCTATGTTTGCCATTCTCTTTTTAATGTTTATTGTTGTGCCCGTCCTCGAAATTGCTATTTTTGTGCAAGTCGGGAGTGTTATTGGGCTATGGCCAACAGTGGGTTTAGTGTTAGTCAGTGCTTTTGTTGGCGCCTCTTTAGTTCGTAGCCAAGGCTTACAAACGCTGATGTCGGTTCAGAAGAAAATTCAGCAAGGAGTTGTGCCGACAGAACAGATTTTTGAAGGAGTTATGCTGGCTCTTGCTGGTATTTTGCTTATTACTCCGGGGTTTTTAACCGATCTTATGGGAATGGTACTTTTGCTACCTGCACCAAGAGCAAGGCTCGCAAAATACGTGCTAAGCAAAGCGGAGTTTAAAGTATCCGGACAAGGCTTTTCTAAAGGGCCTTTCAATGGTGATGGGAATACCTTTGAAGGTGAGTATGAGAAGAAAGATGACCAAGATAGAGATAAGCTCAATTAGACTCAGCTGGTTACTTCTTCCAAGTCATCAATATAAGTAGCAATATAAATACAGAGAGTGAAATAAGAAAAACAACACACAGCTCTCTACGAGTAACAAAAGTGAGAGAAATACCAAGCTTCAATAAGAAGTGTACAATGTTCTTTGGATGGAAAATAGCTAGAGTAGAGACAATAAAGCCGGTCAATAACCAAGAGGTAAATAGATAAAAAATAGAGACTTTACTATTAGCCATGAGTTTTACTCTCTATTGCTAGTCTTTTGATATTTTTAATTATTATCAAGAAATTAATCGATTCTCCAATCTCTTTTACATGATGCTGCAATTTTTAGCAGTCAATACCAAATGTTTTTAAATCCAACTAAGCTACGGTAACTTAATAAAGTGCGAGCAAACTTTTTAGTGGATTCTATTTTGCAGTGCAGAAGTATCTCGTATATTGAATGTTTCAATCAAAATAATTTATTTTTATTAATGCCTTAGATTTTCTACAGTGTAGAGAAGACAATTATCTTGATTATTTTCTAGATCTAGTTGGGAAGGTGACTATGTATCCAAAACATGTAAAAGAGTTTCTGCGTTGCTATGACATTCAGTATCCAATCATACAAGCACCAATGGCTGGTGGTATCACTACCGTTGAGTTAGTTGCATCGGTGTGTAATGCCGGAGGAATTGGCTCATTTGGTGCAGCATATATGTCTGTTGAGCAACTGGATCATGATATTAAAGCGGTAAAGAAGAGAACATCCGCCCTTTTTTCTGCCAATCTTTTTTGTTTTGACGTGCCACCAGCACCTGCTTGGGAAGCAACGAATCCGGCAATCTCTCAATACATGAAGCTGTTTGAACAATTCGGTATCGAGACACCTAGCAAATATCCAATGATAGAGGATTTGTTCTCCAAGCAACTCGAAGTCCTTATTGAGCATCAAGTGCCAA
Protein-coding regions in this window:
- a CDS encoding response regulator gives rise to the protein MESSYTIVIADDHPLFRNALFQSVNMAIGDANLLEADSLDALFSLVKAHEDTDLVLLDLKMPGANGMSGLIQLRADYPNLPVVVISANEEPSVVSQVKAHGAFGFIPKSSDIKSLIGALNQVLEGEPYFPDISSSYSQEHYELSQKIATLTPQQYKVLTMLSDGLLNKQIAYELNVSEATIKAHMTAIFRKLGVKNRTQAVILLQQTETEH
- a CDS encoding protein-disulfide reductase DsbD, with product MRTLVSLLVYFLLSFSSPAIAQLSNTVALPGASSSSQKFVPVDQAFAFSHFQQGKFIYLDWQVKPDYYLYRHTISVTGTNVELGDIVIPKGQEHKDEFFGEVNIFTSPLSIAVPIDNIQPGAQLTVQYQGCAKAGFCYPPETKIINIESPQASSSVPNDSANAQAKNANGSVAVNQSADSSGYFSFLGSHWWTPVLFLALGVGLAFTPCVLPMYPILTSIVLGSGRLSHKRAFALSMIYVQGMALTYTILGLIVASAGIQFQAAMQHPYVLVGLSVLFIALALSMFGLYSLQLPSRAQTWLNSLSNQQRSGNSLGVFAMGAISGLVCSPCTTAPLSGALLYVAQTGNLFIGGITLYALALGMGIPLILAAVFGNKLLPKSGDWMNKVKALFGFILLAAPIFLLERMIPEFWASILWSILGIAAFGWLYHVKNSFHSGGWKQSVVAIIAILGMLFSAQPILHDWYSSSNTTMDSRPTIEFVRIHNINELNAQLEKAKLEHKPVMLDFYADWCVACKEFEKYTFHEKAVEEKLQHFVLLQVDVTKSLPEDFKLMQKMNVLGLPTIEFWNAKGEHMVNARVTGFKDAKAFLVHMNQFDFTTSNK
- a CDS encoding anaerobic C4-dicarboxylate transporter, which encodes MVAVELVVLLSFIFIGARIGGIGIGFAGGAGVIFLSLILGVPTSQAYIPVDVILIIMSVITAIAAMQVAGGMDWLVQLAENFLRKHPERITFYAPMVTFLMTLMAGTGHTAFSTLPVIAEVAKGQGIRPSRPLSIAVIASQIAITASPISAAVVAFSVMLAPQGVSYLTLLLVCIPSTFVACMIGAFVANFMGVELKDDKIYQERLAQGLVKISSATQRKIAPTAKRATFIFLGAIFFVVCYAAAISKSVGLIENPALGRNEAIMAAMLAAAALIVGFTKIDASKISSASTFKSGMTACVCVLGVAWLGSTFVNAHVGEIKEVAGQLLSQHPWMLAVVLFFASMLLYSQGATTVALMPAALAIGVAPLTAVASFAAVSALFVLPTYPTLLAAVEMDDTGSTRIGQYVFNHPFFIPGVVTIASSVALGFAVGGLVI
- the aspA gene encoding aspartate ammonia-lyase; this translates as MVTLPESQETKPQETRIEEDLLGQRHVPADAYYGIHTLRACENFNISRATISDVPEFVRGMVMTKKAAALANKELGVIPSNVADYIIQACDLILETGKCMDQFPSDVFQGGAGTSVNMNTNEVIANLALELMGKEKGEYEFINPNDHVNKSQSTNCAYPTGFRISVFNSVKKLTNAIEYLKASFELKSQEFSKILKMGRTQLQDAVPMTVGQEFHAWAVTLNEEIRALEYTSKLLLEVNLGATAIGTGLNAAQGYQELAVKHLAAVTGLECVAAEDLIEATSDCGAYVMTHGAVKRLAVKLSKICNDLRLLSSGPRAGLNELNLPELQAGSSIMPAKVNPVVPEVVNQVCFKVLGNDNTISFAAEGGQLQLNVMEPVIAQSMFESLDILTNACVNLREKCIDGITVNKEVCESYVHNSIGIVTYLNPYIGHHQGDIVGKICAETGKSVREVVLERGLLTSEELDEILSISNFMHPKYNAKRYK
- a CDS encoding FxsA family protein, with the translated sequence MFAILFLMFIVVPVLEIAIFVQVGSVIGLWPTVGLVLVSAFVGASLVRSQGLQTLMSVQKKIQQGVVPTEQIFEGVMLALAGILLITPGFLTDLMGMVLLLPAPRARLAKYVLSKAEFKVSGQGFSKGPFNGDGNTFEGEYEKKDDQDRDKLN